AATGCACAAGCAGTTGATATTTTACAAGGTAGCACTGCTGCAGGTACTGCTATCGTAGGCGGAACTACTTTCACAGCTGACACAAACGATTTAACTTCAGTTTCTCGTGGTTTATCTGCTATGGAAGGTGCTGGTTTTACATCAGCTTTAGCTAGTCAGTATGTTAATGCTCGTAATATTGCATTAGGTCAAGTTATTGCTGCAGAAGGTAATTCTGTATTAGTAGATATTTACACTGCTGGAACTGGTAATGGAACTTTCACTGCATTAAATACAAATTTGGCAGCTATATCGACTGCTATTACTGCAGCTATGACAACTCCAAGTAATGGTACTATAAGTCCTATTCTTACAGCTATAAATACTGCGCAAACAGCTATGTTTACAGCAGCTGGAGCTCCGCATTCAGCTGAAGCAGTTAATGCTGGTTTACAATCATTAGAATTTGCTGTAAACAACTGGTTAGCTTTCTACCCATAATCTGATTGATCTAACAACGATAGCTGGGTAACTAGTTTTCTTTGAAATTGATTCATAAAAAAGCCTCAACGATAAAAAGTTGGGGCTTTTTTTGTGCGTCTGACGCGCGCATAGTCTGTATGATGCAATAGTGCGTTCGCAATTTTAAATTTGTTGTAGCATAAAATGCTATAATTTCTTCTTTGTAATTTGTCATCGTATTACCTGGTAACACTCTTGTATAGAAATTTGATATGCAGAACTTATGGTTTGTGCATTTTTTATAAATCTGCGATACTTTTCATATAGAATTTTTTTAAGATAGATCATTTTGTCAACATAAGGAAAGTAGTTTTTATTATTGCACTGCTCTTATAAAAATAATATGTTCGTATCTATAACTATAAAAATAAAAGGTTTTTTTATGAAAAAAAGTTTATTCGTAATTGTATACATTTTTTCTGCAGTATCGTTATGTGCAAGTCAAGGTCAAGAGAGTCATCTGTTATTGACACCTCAAGAAACCAGGGAATTGTCGTATTGGAAAAATGTTGAAAACTTACGTACAGCCCGTTATCAAAAATGTATTGAGAGTAATAATAACACGCTTACGATGTATTATGGTCTTGAGGTAAAGATAGCACAACTTCGTCAGCGAGTAATTTTAGAGCCAGAAAATGTTAAAGAATATACTTTAAAAATTGAACAGTGTCTAAAAGAGCGATACAATAATACGCATAAATAAGAACTATGAATTGAGTTATTTTTGTCAGGTTGTGTGAACCAAAGTTTTGCCTGGAGTTTTTTTATGAAACCTCCAGGCATTTGCGCGTCCTGGGTCATCATGTACTTTTTTCAACTAAAAAACCGTCACGTGGCCACCGCCATCTGATAAGCGTAGTAAAATACAAATCATGCGATTGTCCAGGTAATTTGTTCCTGTTTGGTATAAATTACCTGGAAGATTGTGTTGCGGTTACAATTTAAGGTACATTATGTCTTGAAAAATAGATGGTAGTATCTGGAGCATCTATTATAACCTATTACCATTAACTTTAAAAAAGTGATAAAGTATTGTCATTTTTAGATATGAATCTTTTTCGATTTTGTTAGACTAAATGAGTTGTTTTTATAAGCATAATTTACAGGGGGATGTATGGTACAGGTAGCAGGTATGAATAGTATGTGGAGCCTTATTTTACAAGGCGATGCGATGACAAAATGTATCTTGATATTTCTTGTGGGAATGTCGGTGCTGTGTTGGTCAATTGCGCTCTATAAATTAGTACTATTTTCTATAAAAAACAAACAACTCAATCAAGTTGTGCAAGAATTACAATCTGTTCAGGATTTTAAAAATCTATTTGCGGTTGCAAAAAAACATGCAAAAACGTTACCAGGATATTTTCTGTCGCAGTCATTACGACATTTTAAAGAACTTTTATTGTTAAAAAAATCTGGTAAACAAGAGTATGCACAAGGTGCAGGTATCGATTTTTTACAGATGCAAATGAATCAATCTATCGATGAAATTTTACACCAAGAAGAGTCACACGTTTCTACGTTATCGTTGTTTGCAGCAGTTTCTCCGTTACTTGGTCTTTTAGGGACGGTATGGGGATTAGTGCATTCATTCTTAAGCATTAGTCAAAAACAGTCAGCTGACATTGTGACCGTAGCGCCTGGTATTGCAGAAGCGTTGATTACCACGATTGCAGGGCTATTAATCGCGATTCCAGCGTTGATGTTGTATTCGTTTGTCAGCAGCAAAGTACGAGAAATCGAGTTTCAGTTGTATATTTTATCAGATAAAATGATAACGATTGCTCGCAAGGTAATTGTTGAAGATCTGATATCGGTAGAGTTTGATGAAAATTTTATGCATGATCAGTTAGATCGGGAATAAGTATGAAAAATTTTCGTTCACGACGGGGACGTCGAGCTGTCGCATTGCCAGAAGTTTCTTTAACGCCGTTAATTGATACCGCGTTGACGCTACTTGTTATTTTTATGATCACCACACCGATGATGAATAATGTTATTAAAATAAACTTACCGTCATCATCAGTTAATGAAGGTAATAGCCGCGATCAGCAAGAGACGATTGTGTATGTTGATAAACAAAGCAAGCTGTATTTAAACGGTGCAGAAATGAACTTGCAAGCAATCTTGCTGAACTTACAAAAAATGAGCCAACATAAAGAAATCGACATTGTATTTGTTAAAGCTGACCAGGATGTTGAGTATGGCAAGGTGATTGAACTTGTTGATATTATGAAGACAGCTGGCGGTATAAAATACGTAGCTCTTGCGACACAACGTGCAGTACACTAAAAAAACGTTAAAAAAAGAGATTTTTATAGCGGTCATGGTAGCACATTGTGTGCTCCTCATGCTTGTCATCGTTTCCCAAAAAGGGGATTTTGAGCACGAAAAATTTCTTATCAACACAAACTCTTTAGGATCGACGGTGGTGTTTATGCCATTGCATAAAAAAGTTGCTCTGCAGCAACCAAGCAATGTCATGCAAAATTCATCCCAATCACGCCGTGTGATAACGCATGAGGTCTATCAAAAAGCCTTAGCATCTGCGCAAAAAAAGAGTAAGCCTGCCGTTGTACCAAAAAAAGTTGCACCTAAAAAAAGTGTACCAGTCCGACAACCTACAAAAAAAGTTACGACGCAAGCTGAAAAAGCATCGACAACCATCACGTCAGAAAAAATGATGCCAGTCGTCGAGAAAAAAAAGATTCAGACTGTTAAAAAACTGGTTACACCTGAGCCAAAAAAAGTAGCAGAAAAATCTGTTGATAAGAAAAAAGTTATCGAAAAGCAAGTTGAAAAAGCTGTCAAAAAAGAAACAATTGCTCCTGTTAAAAAAGAGATTGCAATTGAAAAGAAAATAGAACCAGCTCCAGCTGAAATCGCTGAAAAAGTGCAACCAGGTGAGCACGTTGCATCGGTACAGCCTGAGCCAATTAAACAAGAAGTACCTGAACTTCTTCAAGCTGTTCAACCTAATCAAGAATCTATTGAATCTGATGATGGTGATGAAAATCTTGATCTTGATTTGAGTAACGTTTCGTTTGTTGGTCGCCACGATCTTGAAAAATATGAGATACAAGAAAAGATAAAAGCTGAGATTACCAAGCACTGGAAGTTTCCGTTTGGTGTGAGTAAAACAACGTCATGTGAACTTGGCGTTACCGTCGGACTTGATGGTAAGGCGCTGCTTGTTATGATTAAAAAAGGTTCAGGAGTTTTGGTCTATGATATGAGTGCAAAAGCTGCAGCGTATCAATCACGATTCCCAAAAGAAATGTACGGTAAAGAATTTACAATTGTGTTAGGTTGCTGATGAAAAAAACTATATTCTCTATTTTTTTGATGATAAGTTTTGCAACTTTTGGTTTGCAAACGCAAGAAGAGTCGATTCATATTGCAGTTTCTGCAATGAAGCACGAAAAAATATCGATTTTACTCGGCACTATTGGTGATGTGTCAGCAGAGTTACATGAAGTGGTTGGAACAATTGCATCAGATTTTCAGATGACTGAGCAGTGTAACGTTACGGTTCAAAATTTTTCTTCGTTGCAAAAAAAGTCTCAAATTAAAGATCTTTTTACAAAAAAATATTATATCGCAATTTTTATTATACAAGACAAGCATGGACTCAGCTGGCGTTTGTACGATACGCACAATGCAGAGATGCTTGCAGGTAAAAAGTATGAAAAAAAAGGGACGATTGTTCGTGGTTGGGCTCATAATCTAGCTGACCAAATCTGGCAAGATTTTATGGGAACAAAAAGTTGTTTTTCGTCAAAAATTGCCTACTGTAAGCAAGTCTGGGTTAAAGTCAATGGTCGAGATAAAGTGTATAAACATGTCTATATTGCTGACGCTGATGGCAAACATGCACGCGTATTGGTCGATATTCCAACCGTTTGTTTAGCGCCACGATGGAGTAACCAGCCAACTGATCCAATTGTTTTTTATTCAGAAAATACACTTTCTAACGTCCGATTAGTGATGGCAAATATGTTTGGTAAACGCAAAACGATTTGTAGTTTTGATGGTTTAAATATGTTGCCAGCTTTTTCGCACGATAATAAAAACATAGTCTTCTGTTTATCTAAAGATGGGTCAAGCCAGTTGTACCATTCGTTTATCAATGCTGAAAAAAAACGAGTATTTAATCGTATGACCAGCAACAATGCAGATAATTTTTCACCATGCTTTATAGATGACAACACGATAGTTTTTGTTTCTGATTACAAAACATCTAAACCACAAATTTATGCAATGGATATAAAAACGTTACAGATTACGCCGATCACCAGCGACGGGTACTGTGCATGCCCTGCGTATTGTCCTGCAAACAATAAATTGTTGTATTCAAAAATGGTTGGCAAAGGTATGCAGATTTTCTTGTATGATTGTGCTACCAAGACTCATGAGCAGTTAACAACTGGTGCTGAAAGCAAAGAGGAAGGTTCATGGTCACCGTGCGGTAATTTTATTATTTTTGCTGCACGATCACACGGCAATAGTAGAATTGCTCGGTATAATTTATTAACGGGTAAAATGCATTACATGACGCCAAAATCTGAAAATTGTACCTACCCAGCATGGTCACCAGTGCATACGGTATTTGTTGAGTAACTAAATTATTATGTTTTTTCCATCTAACGCTGTCAGGTTGTTATAATGAATATAAAAAATAGCATCGTATGCATGAGCTTATTATTTTTTGGAATGTATACTTCGTTACAACTTTGTTGTGAAAATATTTTGCGACCTCAACTGGACTGTTGCCAAGGAGTTTTTCAACCAGAAGTTGATGTTACAAGCAATGAATGTTGTGGTGTTTCGTATAGCACGGTAGCGCTGACACTGACATCCTACACTTGTTTACAAAATTTAGCATGCTATGAGCCTTGCACGTGCAGTGTCCCGGTATCGTGTATTGGATGTTGTTGTCTTACCATTGGTGATCAATTACCAACCGAGCAAGCTGTCTATAAACCATTGCCAGATTTTTATGAAGATAATCCAATTTATAAAAATAAAGTGCGAGCATGGACAGGCAGACTCAATGCTCAATTACATACCATAGAAGAAGACCCTGAAGAACATTTTTAATAAAAAAAGGGAAACGCATTTTTATGCGTTTCCCTTTTTTTTAATGAATCAATGCTAAGCTGTGCAAATTAAATTTAAAAATTAAGATACAGGCCTGCGATATCGCTGCGCTCATCTCCGGAAACATTTGGTGGCCGCCATTTGACGATTTTTTAATAAAGAATTACGTTGCAAGCTGACGTACAATCTATGCAAAAAATGAAGCAAATTTTGAGAAATTAAACTTGGCTAAGATTTAGAATGAGTGCATCAGGCCCACTGGCCTGCCGATTCCCGGAGTTTTTTTAAAAAACGTAGGGCAAATTTTCATCGTAAAAATTTTATTCACTCAACTTAGAGATAGTTTGTAGCCTTGGCTGATGCCAAGGTTTTTTGTTGTCTGTGACGTTGAGATAGTAAAAATATGAAAAAATAGGTATATTTTGATCTTTATGATTGTACAAAAAATTTAAAATTCGAAAGATCTTAACCATGAAAAAAATTGTCGTCGGCCTGATTTGTTTACTTGGCTTTGGTTTTTTATATGTTGTTATGCAGCAGCAACGACATGAAGAAAGCAAAGCGGTTTATACCATCGGAATATTGCAAACAGCATCGCATCCAGCACTTGATGCAGTTGCACGAGGATTTCAGGAAGAGCTACAACGACTTATGGGTGATACCCCAATTGCTTGTGTGGTACAAAATGCCCAAGGTTCAGTAGCATCTGCTCACACGATTGCACAGCAGTTTCATGGATCAAAAAAATATGATCTATTCTTTACGATTGCAACGCCAGCGGCTCAAGCGATGCATGCGGTGGAAAAACAACGACCAATTATTATTGCTGCGGTAACCGATCCAGCTGCATTAGATCTTGTGTATCAAGGAAGTAACGTTTCTGGGGTAACCGATATGATTGATGTCCCAGCTCAAGTTAGTTTGCTACAAAAATTAGTACCTACTGCAAAAAATATTGGAATAGTATTCACGACAGGTGAAACTAATTCGCTTGTTTTGGTTGCACGTATGAAGTCTGAGCTGATCAAAGCAGGGTTAAACCCGATTGAATTTGCGGTTGGTTGCGAATCTGACGTACAGGCGGTGATGCAAGTAGCATGTCGAAAATCTGATTGTATTGTGACCCCAACTGACAATACCGTTGCATCAACAATTTCTCTCATCGCTACCATTGCTCGTAGTTATAAAAAACCATTAATTGTGAGTGATAATATGTTAGTAGCTGCAGGGGCTTTAGCTTCGTGCGGTGTTGATTATGAACAAACCGGTCAACAAGCTGCTCAATGTGCATGTGCATTGTTAACCAAGGTGAAAAATATTACAGAGCTGCCGGTAGAACAACCAGTTTGTAATCAAGTGTATGTTAATCAAGAAACAGTACAACTGCTTGAAATTGCTATTTCTGAAGATTTGCGACCATCTCTTACTTTTGTTTCGTAAAGGAAATTGTAGAAAGCTGCGATGTTGCAGTGATAATTTCTGGAAGCAGTAGGGCGTAACCCCAGAGCTATTGAAAGTTAAAAACTGCCTACGATTTTGTTATCACAAAATCTCCGGAAATTTGACGGCGGCGGCCGTACATCGCTTTTTTATACAAAAATATGAGTTGGATAGCGAAAAGTTTCCATATACTAAAAATTTTATAAAAATAAAATTGTATTTTAAATTTTTAACAAGTATGGGTGGAACTCATGATATGCTTTTTTATTAAAAAATAGTGGATAAGGCCCACCGGCCTCCAGCAAATCCCCGGAGTTTTTATAAAAAACGTAGGGCACAATTTCATAGTCAAAATTTTGTTTACAAAAACAAGGATATTTATTTTATAAAGGAAATCATCATGATTGAATTACTCCAGATGCTCCAAGGTATTCTTGAACGAGGGCTTATTTTTAGTTTCATGGCAGCAAGTATGTACATCGCAACACGGGTCATACATTTTGATAATTTATCGGTCGAAGGAGCGTTTGGGCTTGGTGGAGCAGTGACAGCGTATCTGCTTGTTGCGGGGTATAATCCTTGGGTAGCTTTTGTTTGTGCGGGATTAATTGGAGTTGTATCAGGAATTGTAACTGGTCTATTGCATACAAAACTAAAGATCAATGCATTGATTAGTGGCATTGTTGTGACCACTGGTTTGTTTTCAATTGCATTAAAAATTGCAAGTTCAAACATGACGCTTGGCAATAAGCCGACGATCTTGAGTTATTTGTCTTCATGGAGTATTGTCTATACACCATTCGTAATTCTTGCGCTTATAGTTACGTCTATTTTTGTGAGCATACATTGGTTTTTAAAAACTGAAGTTGGGTATCTTTTGCAAGCAGTTGGTGATACGCCACAAATGCTTACCAATATTGGTAAAAATGTTGATGTGTATGTTATGATGGGGCTTGCGATCTCAAATATGCTTGCTGCGATCAGTGGCTCACTATTTGTACAATATTCAGGATATTTTTCGATCTGGGCAAGTGTTGGCATTTTGATTATTGGATTAGCAGGAATGATTTTAGCGCAAACGATAAGTTCTCAATTTGGTCTAGCTTTAGTTGCAGGTTCAATTATTTATCAAGCAATTATAGCGCTGACGTTTGAGTTACAATTTGATCAGAATTGGAACAAGTTAATTACTGCAGTTTTGATTGTTGTGCTCATTGTTATCAATCAATCACTACAAAAAAAGTAGCGTCATCACAAAGGCTGAGTGAACCAAATTTAAAAAATATAAACACCTACGATATCGCTACGCTCATCTCCGGAAACATGGTGGCGGCGGCCACAATACGCTTTTTGTTACGACAAAAAAGAGTGTGTAAGCCTCGTGCATCATGCAAATTCCTTAAATTTGTGTAACAACGTAGGTTTGAAAAATTATAACTGAGTAGTTAGAAAATAGGACCTGTTATGTTAGAACTTAAAAATATTAATGTGCAATTCGGTCACAATCATGTGCTTAAAAATTTGTCGTGTAATGTTGAGCAGGGTGATTTTATTGTCGTACTTGGAACAAATGGAGCGGGAAAAAGCAGTTTTTTTGATACGATTGCCGGAAAAATCAAACCAACATCAGGCCAAGTTATGATTGATTATGAAGACGTAACGTCATTAGATGAACTGCAACGATCTGGCATGGTGACTCGAATTTTTCAAAATACTCGTTTAAATTCAGTTGGCTGTTTAACGGTTGCTCAAAATTTAGCTTTTGCTCATTACAGCCGCAGGCCAGCACAGTTTGTCGATGGAATGTCTCATATGCCCCGTGAAAAAGCAATCGCATTAGTTGAACAAGTTGGTATGGATGCATCGATTTTAGATCGACCAATGAACGCTTTGTCTGGTGGTCAACGACAATTGATTGCATTTGTGATGTCTACGCAATTAATACCAAAAATATTATTACTTGATGAGCCTACGGCAGCACTTGATCCACAAGCTTCTACAAAATTATTAGAGTATGCTGCAAAATTTATTAAAAAGCATAACGTAACAACGTTGTTGATTACGCATGATCCGCAGATTGCATTAAGTGTCGGTAATAAAATTTGGATTTTGCAAGATGGTCTTATAGCACAAGAATTTGGTATTGATGATAAAAAAAATCTGCAACCACATCAGCTCATCGGTCAGATTGATTATGATGCTTTACAAAAAATTTAGTGACTTTATCAAGCCCTGGAATATTCCGGGGCTTTTTTTTATGTAAAAAGTGCATCAGGCACACCGGCCAGCACATCCCCGGAGTTTTCATAGAAAACGCAGGGCAAAACTCTCTGATACAAAATTGATTCACTCAATCGAGTATCATTG
This genomic interval from Candidatus Chromulinivorax destructor contains the following:
- a CDS encoding MotA/TolQ/ExbB proton channel family protein, producing the protein MVQVAGMNSMWSLILQGDAMTKCILIFLVGMSVLCWSIALYKLVLFSIKNKQLNQVVQELQSVQDFKNLFAVAKKHAKTLPGYFLSQSLRHFKELLLLKKSGKQEYAQGAGIDFLQMQMNQSIDEILHQEESHVSTLSLFAAVSPLLGLLGTVWGLVHSFLSISQKQSADIVTVAPGIAEALITTIAGLLIAIPALMLYSFVSSKVREIEFQLYILSDKMITIARKVIVEDLISVEFDENFMHDQLDRE
- a CDS encoding ExbD/TolR family protein, translating into MKNFRSRRGRRAVALPEVSLTPLIDTALTLLVIFMITTPMMNNVIKINLPSSSVNEGNSRDQQETIVYVDKQSKLYLNGAEMNLQAILLNLQKMSQHKEIDIVFVKADQDVEYGKVIELVDIMKTAGGIKYVALATQRAVH
- a CDS encoding TonB C-terminal domain-containing protein, encoding MQYTKKTLKKEIFIAVMVAHCVLLMLVIVSQKGDFEHEKFLINTNSLGSTVVFMPLHKKVALQQPSNVMQNSSQSRRVITHEVYQKALASAQKKSKPAVVPKKVAPKKSVPVRQPTKKVTTQAEKASTTITSEKMMPVVEKKKIQTVKKLVTPEPKKVAEKSVDKKKVIEKQVEKAVKKETIAPVKKEIAIEKKIEPAPAEIAEKVQPGEHVASVQPEPIKQEVPELLQAVQPNQESIESDDGDENLDLDLSNVSFVGRHDLEKYEIQEKIKAEITKHWKFPFGVSKTTSCELGVTVGLDGKALLVMIKKGSGVLVYDMSAKAAAYQSRFPKEMYGKEFTIVLGC
- a CDS encoding PD40 domain-containing protein, which translates into the protein MKKTIFSIFLMISFATFGLQTQEESIHIAVSAMKHEKISILLGTIGDVSAELHEVVGTIASDFQMTEQCNVTVQNFSSLQKKSQIKDLFTKKYYIAIFIIQDKHGLSWRLYDTHNAEMLAGKKYEKKGTIVRGWAHNLADQIWQDFMGTKSCFSSKIAYCKQVWVKVNGRDKVYKHVYIADADGKHARVLVDIPTVCLAPRWSNQPTDPIVFYSENTLSNVRLVMANMFGKRKTICSFDGLNMLPAFSHDNKNIVFCLSKDGSSQLYHSFINAEKKRVFNRMTSNNADNFSPCFIDDNTIVFVSDYKTSKPQIYAMDIKTLQITPITSDGYCACPAYCPANNKLLYSKMVGKGMQIFLYDCATKTHEQLTTGAESKEEGSWSPCGNFIIFAARSHGNSRIARYNLLTGKMHYMTPKSENCTYPAWSPVHTVFVE
- a CDS encoding ABC transporter substrate-binding protein, whose product is MKKIVVGLICLLGFGFLYVVMQQQRHEESKAVYTIGILQTASHPALDAVARGFQEELQRLMGDTPIACVVQNAQGSVASAHTIAQQFHGSKKYDLFFTIATPAAQAMHAVEKQRPIIIAAVTDPAALDLVYQGSNVSGVTDMIDVPAQVSLLQKLVPTAKNIGIVFTTGETNSLVLVARMKSELIKAGLNPIEFAVGCESDVQAVMQVACRKSDCIVTPTDNTVASTISLIATIARSYKKPLIVSDNMLVAAGALASCGVDYEQTGQQAAQCACALLTKVKNITELPVEQPVCNQVYVNQETVQLLEIAISEDLRPSLTFVS
- a CDS encoding ABC transporter permease translates to MIELLQMLQGILERGLIFSFMAASMYIATRVIHFDNLSVEGAFGLGGAVTAYLLVAGYNPWVAFVCAGLIGVVSGIVTGLLHTKLKINALISGIVVTTGLFSIALKIASSNMTLGNKPTILSYLSSWSIVYTPFVILALIVTSIFVSIHWFLKTEVGYLLQAVGDTPQMLTNIGKNVDVYVMMGLAISNMLAAISGSLFVQYSGYFSIWASVGILIIGLAGMILAQTISSQFGLALVAGSIIYQAIIALTFELQFDQNWNKLITAVLIVVLIVINQSLQKK
- a CDS encoding ATP-binding cassette domain-containing protein, encoding MLELKNINVQFGHNHVLKNLSCNVEQGDFIVVLGTNGAGKSSFFDTIAGKIKPTSGQVMIDYEDVTSLDELQRSGMVTRIFQNTRLNSVGCLTVAQNLAFAHYSRRPAQFVDGMSHMPREKAIALVEQVGMDASILDRPMNALSGGQRQLIAFVMSTQLIPKILLLDEPTAALDPQASTKLLEYAAKFIKKHNVTTLLITHDPQIALSVGNKIWILQDGLIAQEFGIDDKKNLQPHQLIGQIDYDALQKI